One genomic region from Rosa rugosa chromosome 1, drRosRugo1.1, whole genome shotgun sequence encodes:
- the LOC133725989 gene encoding uncharacterized protein LOC133725989 has protein sequence MSFLAGRLAGKEGAYFFQESKQAVGRLVSRKGPAHKNLPSAATEQESQADVLPEVLRHSLPSRIYHQQPEMASSLDTASKWVLKSDSKNPFSISSQTLNPLRDYVSLPQVTFGPKRWQLPESENSMSASTANELRRDRHPTPINPEKLKAAAEGLTRIGVAFAIATAIVFGGATLVFGMAVSKLQVQNSDDIRTKGKDLVEPKFEEIREQLVPLKAWVENMSRKWHLEKGEDVKEKPLIKSLSKMLGAKTSNRQ, from the exons ATGAGTTTTCTCGCGGGAAGATTAGCCGGGAAAGAAGGAGCCTACTTCTTCCAGGAATCCAAACAGGCCGTGGGCCGTCTCGTATCCCGGAAAGGCCCGGCCCACAAGAATCTCCCGTCGGCGGCGACTGAGCAGGAATCCCAAGCCGACGTGCTTCCCGAGGTGCTGAGGCACTCTCTGCCCTCCAGAATTTACCATCAACAGCCCGAAATGGCGTCGTCTCTGGACACAGCTTCCAAATGGGTTCTTAAATCTGATTCCAAAAACCCATTTTCCATCTCTTCTCAGACTCTTAACCCTCTTAGGGATTATGTGTCCCTGCCGCAGGTCACTTTTGGCCCCAAAAG GTGGCAGCTGCCTGAATCAGAAAACTCAATGTCGGCCTCAACGGCTAATGAATTGCGTCGGGACAGGCACCCCACCCCCATTAATCCTGAAAAGTTGAAGGCTGCAGCTGAAGGGCTTACACGAA TTGGAGTGGCATTCGCTATTGCAACTGCAATAGTTTTTGGTGGTGCCACCTTGGTATTTGGAATGGCTGTCTCAAAGCTACAGGTGCAGAAT AGTGATGACATCCGAACAAAAGGGAAAGACCTGGTGGAGCCAAAATTTGAAGAGATTCGTGAGCAACTGGTTCCCTTAAAGGCTTGG GTTGAAAATATGTCTAGGAAATGGCATTTGGAAAAGGGGGAAGATGTAAAGGAGAAGCCTCTTATAAAGTCACTTTCTAAAATGTTAGGTGCCAAGACATCCAACAGACAATAA